The proteins below are encoded in one region of bacterium:
- a CDS encoding transcriptional repressor: MDIDIKEKLQAFKKCCHGHGLRITPQRIAIYKKLSASDKHPSATEIYRQIKNKFPSVSLGTVNSTLITFTKIGLARIVEASGDPKRFDPDTKPHHHFRCLKCSRIIDFYNTAYDNIKVPEEIAEKCFVSRKKVYLEGLCDRCRNKAKACP, translated from the coding sequence ATGGATATCGATATAAAAGAAAAGCTCCAGGCGTTTAAAAAATGCTGTCATGGGCATGGTTTGAGGATCACGCCGCAGCGTATCGCTATTTACAAAAAGCTGTCAGCATCCGACAAACACCCTTCGGCGACTGAAATTTACAGGCAAATCAAAAACAAGTTCCCGAGCGTTTCTCTGGGGACCGTAAACAGTACTCTTATCACATTCACAAAAATTGGCCTTGCGCGCATTGTAGAAGCATCCGGGGATCCCAAACGTTTTGATCCCGATACTAAACCGCATCATCATTTCCGCTGCCTTAAATGCAGTAGAATAATCGATTTTTATAATACAGCCTACGATAATATCAAAGTTCCTGAGGAAATCGCAGAAAAATGTTTCGTTTCAAGAAAAAAGGTGTACTTGGAAGGATTATGTGATAGGTGCCGCAATAAGGCGAAAGCCTGTCCATGA
- the mgtA gene encoding magnesium-translocating P-type ATPase produces the protein MRDLLQQLKTAPEGLTSEEAQKRYAGNRANLLKTKKRPDDLTIFLSQFKSPIILILLFAVLLSYFLHEHIDALIILIIVMVSGFLGFWQERGASRAVEKLLSVVQIKPEVLRDSQVKEIPIDEVVPGDIILLKAGDVIPADCRLLESKDLFINEATLTGETYPVEKEAKELTSETLPGPQVNTLLMGTNVVSGTARAVVVYTGKETEFGKISARLRLRPPETEFERGVRRFGYLLMEITLLLVIAIFAINVFLARPVLDSFLFSLALAIGLTPQLLPAIISVNLAHGAKAMAKKKVIIKRLASIENFGSMDVLCSDKTGTLTEGVVELNAGLNVIGQDSEKALFYAFLNASFETGLANPIDVAIRKAREFDISDCRKLDEVPYDFVRKRLSILLSKDKTHLMITKGALANVLAICSSAEVPAEGIVDMTRVQDQIQKLFETYSNRGNRVLGIAYRLMGEQTIITKESETDMIFLGLIVFFDPPKPQIAETIGQLEKLGITLKIITGDNRLVAFNMAQKIGLGDAEILTGSDLHQMTDEALTLVVSDTRVFAEIEPNQKERIILALKKSSHVVGFIGDGLNDVSALHTADVGISVDSGVDAAKDAADIVLLEKDLGVLSQGVQEGRSTFANTLKYVFMATSANFGNMFSLAGASVFLRFLPLLPKQILLLNLLTDFPEMTIATDRVDRQMVDEPRRWNISFIRKFMIVFGLLSSVFDYLTFGVLLFMLQASPAQFRTGWFLESIVSAAVIVLVIRTRKPFFKSIPGSYLIFATFMVIGIAFLIAFTPIGKLFGFGPLPSSFLILLGIVMVLYIIIAEIIKKIFYKAVKF, from the coding sequence TTGCGCGATTTATTGCAACAACTAAAAACGGCGCCGGAAGGTCTCACTAGTGAGGAAGCCCAAAAACGCTACGCCGGTAATCGGGCAAATTTACTAAAAACAAAAAAGCGGCCGGACGACCTCACCATTTTTCTCTCCCAGTTTAAAAGTCCGATCATCCTTATCCTCCTCTTTGCCGTATTGTTGTCATACTTTCTGCATGAGCACATCGATGCCCTGATCATTTTGATAATAGTCATGGTAAGCGGGTTCCTGGGATTCTGGCAAGAGCGGGGAGCGTCCCGGGCAGTAGAAAAATTGCTGTCGGTAGTTCAAATAAAACCTGAGGTGCTGCGCGACAGTCAGGTAAAAGAAATCCCGATCGACGAGGTTGTCCCGGGCGATATTATCTTGCTTAAAGCCGGTGATGTGATCCCCGCAGATTGCCGGCTCCTGGAATCGAAAGACCTGTTCATTAATGAAGCAACTTTGACCGGCGAAACCTATCCGGTTGAAAAGGAAGCTAAGGAGCTGACCTCGGAAACATTGCCCGGGCCGCAAGTAAACACGCTTCTTATGGGTACCAATGTCGTCAGCGGAACAGCCCGGGCCGTCGTTGTTTATACTGGCAAAGAAACCGAATTCGGCAAAATTTCCGCGCGGCTGCGGCTGCGGCCGCCCGAGACCGAATTTGAACGCGGGGTAAGGCGATTCGGCTATTTATTGATGGAGATAACGCTTTTATTAGTGATCGCAATCTTCGCCATCAATGTATTTTTGGCCCGGCCCGTCCTTGATTCTTTTCTCTTCTCTCTGGCCTTGGCTATTGGCTTGACGCCGCAGCTTTTACCGGCCATTATCAGCGTGAACCTTGCCCATGGGGCTAAAGCTATGGCTAAGAAAAAAGTAATTATCAAGCGTCTCGCCTCGATTGAAAACTTCGGGAGCATGGACGTGCTCTGTTCCGACAAAACCGGCACGCTCACTGAAGGCGTTGTGGAGTTAAACGCCGGTCTTAATGTAATTGGCCAGGATAGTGAGAAAGCACTTTTTTATGCTTTTCTCAACGCTTCTTTTGAAACCGGTTTAGCCAATCCTATTGATGTAGCAATACGTAAGGCAAGAGAGTTCGACATCTCGGACTGCAGAAAACTGGACGAGGTGCCTTACGATTTCGTTCGCAAAAGACTCAGCATTCTATTGTCAAAAGATAAAACTCACCTGATGATCACCAAAGGCGCGCTTGCGAATGTCCTGGCTATTTGTTCCTCGGCCGAGGTCCCGGCAGAGGGAATTGTAGATATGACAAGGGTGCAGGACCAGATCCAAAAACTATTCGAAACCTATAGTAATCGCGGTAATCGCGTATTGGGCATTGCTTATCGTCTTATGGGCGAACAAACGATCATTACCAAAGAAAGCGAAACCGACATGATCTTCCTTGGTTTGATCGTGTTCTTTGATCCGCCCAAACCTCAAATCGCTGAGACCATCGGGCAATTGGAAAAGTTGGGTATTACGCTTAAAATAATCACCGGCGATAACCGGCTTGTTGCCTTCAATATGGCTCAAAAAATAGGCTTGGGAGACGCTGAAATCCTCACCGGCTCAGACCTTCATCAAATGACCGACGAGGCACTTACTCTGGTTGTGTCAGATACCCGGGTTTTTGCCGAAATTGAACCAAATCAAAAAGAACGGATCATTCTGGCACTCAAGAAGTCAAGCCATGTAGTCGGATTTATCGGCGACGGTCTTAATGACGTCTCAGCGCTCCATACGGCTGATGTTGGCATTTCAGTTGACAGCGGTGTGGATGCCGCCAAGGATGCGGCTGATATTGTCCTGTTAGAAAAAGATTTGGGGGTCCTCAGCCAGGGTGTTCAGGAAGGGAGAAGCACTTTTGCCAATACGCTCAAGTATGTCTTCATGGCAACGAGCGCTAATTTCGGCAATATGTTCAGCCTGGCGGGCGCATCTGTCTTTCTGCGTTTCCTGCCCCTGCTGCCTAAACAGATTTTGCTCCTTAATTTATTGACCGATTTCCCGGAGATGACTATCGCGACCGATCGCGTCGACAGGCAAATGGTCGATGAACCCAGACGCTGGAACATCAGCTTCATCCGCAAGTTCATGATCGTTTTTGGACTTTTGAGTTCCGTATTTGATTATTTGACCTTTGGAGTTCTATTATTCATGCTGCAGGCATCACCGGCCCAGTTCCGAACCGGCTGGTTTTTGGAGTCAATCGTATCAGCCGCGGTGATCGTGCTGGTTATCCGGACCCGCAAGCCTTTTTTCAAAAGTATTCCCGGTTCATATCTAATATTTGCAACCTTCATGGTCATTGGGATTGCTTTTCTTATCGCGTTCACACCGATTGGGAAATTGTTCGGTTTTGGTCCGCTGCCCAGTTCTTTTCTTATATTATTGGGGATCGTAATGGTTCTCTATATCATTATCGCGGAGATAATAAAAAAAATATTTTACAAAGCGGTTAAATTTTAA
- a CDS encoding glycosyltransferase, producing the protein MQPDLSIIIVNYNVKHFLEQCLMAIEKARHGLQVEIFVVDNASVDGSQGLLKKKFPYVKLIENHKNLGFSKANNQALRQANAAYILMLNPDTLIQEDTLITLKKFLDEHPQTGAVGCKLINPDGTFQIACRRSIPTPWIAFTRIVGLSKIFPKSPVFGKYNLTYLDPDLQHEVDVLSGSLMMVRKDIISRIGYFDEDYFMYGEDIDLCYRIKKAGMKVFYVPTTKAIHYKGESTKKGEFPFISNFYTAMLLFINKHFKNHYSIVLKLLLIAGIYIRAAVAYLYLMFKSLLPSLIDAVLVVACIYLSIKIWLPHYSLERFGVIYPIYTVIWLVSMYLAGAYHARGKYHIKPVLNGTLFGLLLNATFTYFFNQFAYSRVVVIISFLLITAVLSTWRLLYRVLIPQAMKHSLSKLRRVIIVGVGKEGERILKKLRTRPDLPFEICGFVDFDENNIGKEIDGTEVLATTENIKDLIRVEKIDDIIFSSDRLTNVQILETIANAQGSGVVFRIVPHKLEFIIAKSVVDEFDSMPLLDFLNVYDPVDSMVKRFIDIFVSFLVSTVTAPLVLINWLIGARLISDRIITEKGQIKEIMQYKRGIPFLKNVPLFWHIFKGTISLVGAEYINPHTTTRRPVYKSGITGLNQLRAKQKKKQLTQQEKDYYDLYYLRNRSVITDLQILIKSIF; encoded by the coding sequence GTGCAGCCGGACCTATCGATCATCATTGTTAACTACAATGTCAAGCACTTCCTGGAACAGTGCCTGATGGCGATCGAGAAAGCCCGGCACGGTCTGCAGGTCGAGATCTTCGTCGTCGATAACGCTTCGGTCGACGGCAGCCAGGGATTGCTGAAAAAGAAATTTCCCTACGTTAAACTCATAGAGAACCATAAAAATCTGGGCTTTTCAAAAGCCAATAACCAGGCGCTGCGGCAGGCGAACGCCGCTTATATTCTGATGCTGAACCCCGACACGCTTATCCAGGAAGACACTCTGATCACGTTGAAGAAGTTCCTGGATGAGCACCCACAAACCGGTGCTGTCGGCTGCAAGCTGATAAATCCGGATGGTACTTTTCAGATCGCCTGCCGCCGCAGCATCCCGACCCCGTGGATCGCCTTCACCAGGATCGTAGGTCTAAGTAAGATCTTTCCTAAAAGCCCGGTGTTCGGCAAGTACAACCTGACGTACCTGGATCCCGACTTGCAGCACGAAGTTGATGTCCTGTCGGGTTCGCTGATGATGGTCCGCAAGGATATCATCTCACGCATCGGTTATTTCGACGAGGACTACTTCATGTATGGCGAGGACATCGACCTGTGCTACCGGATAAAGAAAGCGGGAATGAAGGTTTTTTACGTTCCGACCACGAAAGCGATCCATTACAAAGGCGAAAGCACCAAAAAGGGCGAATTCCCCTTCATTTCCAACTTCTACACCGCCATGCTTTTGTTCATCAATAAACATTTCAAGAACCACTATTCGATCGTGTTGAAACTACTCCTGATCGCAGGCATCTACATACGGGCTGCGGTGGCCTATCTCTATCTAATGTTCAAAAGTCTACTGCCGTCACTGATCGATGCCGTATTGGTCGTTGCCTGCATTTACCTGAGCATCAAGATCTGGCTGCCGCATTATTCTCTGGAACGGTTTGGCGTCATATATCCGATCTACACCGTCATCTGGCTTGTCAGCATGTATCTGGCCGGTGCCTACCATGCGCGGGGCAAGTATCATATAAAACCGGTGCTCAACGGCACCTTATTTGGACTTCTGCTAAACGCGACGTTCACCTATTTTTTCAACCAGTTCGCATATTCGAGGGTCGTTGTAATCATTTCATTCCTCTTGATAACCGCCGTGCTCAGCACATGGCGCCTGCTCTACCGCGTGCTGATCCCTCAGGCCATGAAACACTCCCTTTCCAAGTTACGACGTGTCATTATCGTCGGCGTCGGCAAGGAAGGCGAGCGCATCTTGAAAAAACTCAGGACGCGACCTGATCTGCCGTTCGAGATCTGCGGCTTCGTTGATTTTGACGAGAACAACATCGGTAAGGAGATCGACGGTACCGAGGTCCTTGCAACGACCGAGAACATAAAGGACCTTATCAGGGTCGAAAAGATCGATGACATCATATTTTCCAGCGACCGGCTGACCAACGTGCAGATCCTGGAAACGATAGCAAACGCCCAGGGCAGCGGTGTTGTTTTCCGGATCGTACCCCATAAACTCGAATTCATCATCGCCAAATCCGTGGTTGATGAGTTCGATTCGATGCCACTGCTTGATTTTCTTAATGTCTACGATCCCGTCGATTCGATGGTCAAACGGTTCATTGATATATTCGTCTCTTTCCTGGTCTCGACCGTGACCGCGCCTTTAGTTCTGATCAACTGGCTCATCGGAGCCAGACTCATAAGCGACCGGATCATCACGGAAAAGGGACAGATCAAAGAGATCATGCAGTATAAAAGAGGAATCCCCTTCCTTAAGAACGTACCCCTATTCTGGCATATTTTCAAAGGAACGATCAGCCTGGTCGGTGCAGAGTATATTAATCCGCACACCACGACGCGCCGGCCTGTTTACAAATCAGGGATAACTGGTTTGAATCAACTGCGGGCTAAACAAAAGAAGAAACAATTAACGCAGCAGGAAAAAGATTATTATGATCTTTATTATCTCAGGAACCGATCAGTTATTACAGACCTGCAGATCCTGATCAAATCGATATTCTGA
- the priA gene encoding primosomal protein N' produces the protein MLVDVAIPKTKFDFLTYETDEKIAVGDLVLVPLRQKDRHGIVVRTNVSRSVRGIRSIKSVVHSAFLSGSLIKLYQWIAEYYMGTLGEVMTLAMPAGVLDMDAADEHTITQQPPPTVDRHKTLKLTDQQKQALDEITGALRNDRYCTFLLWGVTSSGKTEVYIRAVQEVLEHGGRALVLVPEISMTPLLLNRFAERFGTQAATIHSSLTANARRTLWNMIKNGVYRVVIGPRSSIFLPIPDLKIIIVDEEHDQSYKEHQRTVRYNARDTAVMKGSIEGISVVLGSATPQIETFHNAAVGKYRLLKLENRIDNRPMPVIEIIDVRNEHHKYISSRLEQKLAETISSREQVILFLNRRGYAPNLICPNCGFIAQCPLCKLPMVSHRSARPGKPSYLSCHTCDHRSRLVSVCPRCGKKTLLYKGAGTQRIEELVRRLINRMPRQPDDEPYSAVRMDRDSVRKRGEADRILHTLETGEAQILIGTQLVTKGLDFPEVTLVGVINADTVLNLPDFRSGERTFQLLTQVAGRAGRGEKPGTVLVQTFHPEQYSIIFGQLQNYPNFFAQEMQLRKELEFPPYTKLVLLRLKGKKEERVWHEARRLYERIQNVQGLKIYGPNNSYYYRIRDDFRVFILLKAFSKFNRKRIEFLREIDLRDVILEIDVDPLDIC, from the coding sequence ATGCTGGTCGACGTCGCGATCCCGAAGACGAAATTCGATTTTCTGACCTACGAGACCGATGAGAAAATAGCAGTCGGCGACCTGGTTCTCGTGCCGCTCAGGCAGAAGGACCGCCACGGCATCGTAGTCAGGACCAATGTCAGCCGGAGCGTGCGGGGTATTAGAAGCATCAAAAGCGTAGTTCACTCCGCATTCTTGTCCGGTTCGTTGATAAAGTTGTACCAGTGGATCGCCGAATACTATATGGGAACGCTGGGCGAGGTCATGACCCTCGCTATGCCGGCCGGTGTGCTTGACATGGATGCCGCGGATGAACACACAATTACTCAGCAACCTCCACCGACTGTCGACCGGCATAAAACGCTCAAACTTACCGACCAGCAGAAACAGGCGCTGGACGAGATCACCGGCGCGTTGAGAAATGATAGATACTGCACATTCCTTCTCTGGGGTGTCACGAGCAGCGGCAAAACAGAGGTCTATATCCGAGCTGTGCAGGAGGTGCTGGAGCATGGAGGCCGTGCGCTGGTCCTGGTCCCGGAAATATCGATGACCCCGCTCCTGCTTAACCGCTTCGCCGAAAGATTTGGCACCCAGGCGGCCACGATCCATTCCTCGCTGACCGCGAACGCCAGGAGAACGCTATGGAATATGATAAAGAACGGCGTCTATAGAGTGGTGATCGGTCCCCGTTCGTCGATCTTCCTGCCCATCCCAGATCTCAAGATCATTATCGTCGATGAGGAACATGACCAGTCCTACAAGGAACACCAGCGGACCGTGCGGTATAACGCGCGGGATACGGCGGTGATGAAAGGCAGCATCGAAGGGATCAGCGTCGTGCTTGGGAGCGCGACGCCGCAGATCGAGACGTTTCACAACGCAGCGGTCGGGAAGTACCGGTTATTGAAGCTGGAAAACCGGATCGACAACCGACCCATGCCAGTGATCGAGATCATTGATGTCCGCAACGAGCATCACAAATATATTTCCAGCCGCCTGGAGCAGAAGCTGGCAGAGACCATCTCGAGCCGCGAACAGGTTATCCTCTTTTTGAACCGCCGGGGATATGCGCCCAATCTTATATGCCCGAACTGCGGTTTTATCGCGCAATGCCCGCTCTGCAAGCTGCCCATGGTCAGTCACCGAAGCGCCAGACCAGGCAAGCCGTCATATCTATCCTGCCACACCTGCGACCACCGCAGCCGCCTGGTGTCGGTTTGTCCCCGGTGTGGGAAGAAAACACTGCTTTATAAAGGGGCCGGGACCCAGCGTATAGAGGAACTGGTGCGGCGGTTGATCAACCGTATGCCCAGGCAGCCTGATGACGAGCCCTATTCTGCCGTCCGCATGGACCGTGATTCGGTCCGCAAGAGGGGAGAAGCGGACCGGATCCTGCACACATTGGAGACCGGCGAAGCGCAGATCCTGATCGGCACGCAGCTCGTGACCAAAGGGCTCGATTTTCCTGAAGTGACGCTCGTGGGCGTGATCAACGCCGATACGGTTCTCAACTTACCTGACTTCAGGAGCGGGGAACGGACATTCCAGCTACTGACACAGGTTGCGGGCCGGGCCGGGAGGGGAGAAAAGCCCGGCACTGTACTCGTCCAGACCTTTCATCCGGAACAGTACTCGATCATTTTCGGGCAGCTGCAAAATTACCCTAACTTTTTCGCCCAGGAAATGCAGTTAAGAAAGGAACTTGAGTTTCCGCCTTATACCAAACTTGTTTTGTTAAGACTGAAAGGGAAAAAGGAGGAACGCGTTTGGCATGAAGCACGACGTTTGTATGAACGGATCCAGAATGTACAGGGTTTGAAGATCTACGGTCCAAACAATTCGTATTATTACCGCATACGAGATGATTTCAGGGTATTTATTCTGCTTAAGGCTTTTTCAAAGTTTAACAGGAAAAGGATTGAATTTTTGAGAGAAATTGACCTGCGGGATGTGATTCTTGAGATCGATGTCGATCCTCTGGATATTTGCTAA